One genomic segment of Paraburkholderia aromaticivorans includes these proteins:
- a CDS encoding DUF1289 domain-containing protein: MSIASPCIDICKFDSKTGFCIGCLRTRDECKSWKKMKDKQRRKIIEDRSRREHKLSK, translated from the coding sequence ATGAGCATCGCGTCACCCTGCATCGACATCTGCAAGTTCGACAGCAAAACCGGTTTCTGCATCGGCTGTCTGCGCACCCGCGACGAATGCAAAAGCTGGAAGAAAATGAAAGACAAGCAACGCAGGAAAATCATCGAGGACCGCTCGCGGCGCGAGCATAAGCTAAGCAAGTAA
- a CDS encoding bifunctional DedA family/phosphatase PAP2 family protein has product MEHAYVQLLHLLAGHPGWTLTVVFLAAFLEAVAVIGTFIPGSTAMFLAGALAGTGSLSLGWVFVWAIVGAIAGDGMSFWLGSRYKDRIVQFWPFCKHPEVLEAGHRFFRKHGAKSVVLARFIGPLRAIVPVVAGMLRMPPLRFYAMNVLSALVWAPAHILPGMIFGASVLLAGAVSFRLVVIIALLVGIIWLSFRGARVLLSHANAWSSAAGRHVGSWACRHPGLFGRFARKMLDPETPDASSILLASLIVLGSGALFFGVLEDVLSGDPLTRVDLSVYHFLQSVRTPWSDTVLAGLSTLGSSITLAVLTVTVVIWMLLEQRWRTIGYWLAAVLFSQLLIFALQFAMHRAPPNELMVGAYVFPSNHVAATVIVYGFLAFLLARRVGMLEGVLVAAASTIVVIVVALAGLYFGRYWVSDAIGGAALAYVWVAIVALTAMWRHPETPPERAFMPVVVLLVMLVSVGVQLGLAMPAAPPDSALRPPPVLVTQAQWTLSVWQRLPCYRSDMGGDRKEPLTLQWASSLDSIRGQLRAQGWVEGTDVSAHSLLSLASPNVAAVSLPVLPKLNNGVPSSLVFMRPGDTRDERDVLRFWPSGYAVENGTSTTPLWVGAFAHERLSRPSWPINILRVDRATTSFDAHARSGGNLGAAIVGKVSCHGVPVSLLASPVE; this is encoded by the coding sequence ATGGAGCACGCCTACGTTCAACTCCTGCATCTGCTGGCCGGCCATCCGGGCTGGACACTCACGGTCGTTTTCCTCGCGGCCTTTCTGGAGGCCGTCGCCGTTATCGGCACCTTCATTCCGGGCAGTACCGCCATGTTTCTCGCCGGAGCGCTGGCCGGCACCGGCTCGCTCAGTCTCGGCTGGGTGTTCGTGTGGGCAATCGTAGGCGCGATTGCCGGCGACGGCATGAGCTTCTGGCTCGGCAGCCGCTATAAAGACCGGATCGTCCAGTTCTGGCCGTTCTGCAAACACCCCGAAGTGCTCGAGGCCGGCCACCGTTTCTTTCGCAAACATGGCGCAAAGAGCGTCGTGCTGGCGCGCTTCATCGGCCCGTTGCGGGCCATCGTGCCGGTGGTGGCGGGCATGCTGCGCATGCCGCCGCTGCGTTTCTACGCGATGAACGTGCTGTCGGCGCTGGTCTGGGCGCCCGCGCATATCCTGCCGGGCATGATATTCGGCGCCTCGGTGCTGCTGGCCGGCGCGGTGTCGTTCCGGCTCGTCGTCATCATCGCGCTGCTGGTGGGCATCATCTGGCTGAGCTTTCGCGGCGCGCGCGTTCTGCTTTCGCATGCCAACGCGTGGTCGAGCGCGGCCGGCCGCCATGTGGGAAGCTGGGCCTGCCGGCACCCTGGGCTGTTCGGCCGTTTCGCGCGGAAAATGCTCGACCCCGAGACACCGGACGCCAGCAGCATCCTGCTGGCGTCGCTGATCGTACTCGGATCCGGCGCGCTCTTTTTCGGCGTGCTCGAAGACGTGCTCAGCGGCGATCCGCTGACGCGTGTGGACCTTTCCGTCTATCACTTTCTGCAATCGGTACGCACACCCTGGAGCGATACCGTTCTCGCGGGTCTCTCGACGCTCGGCAGCAGCATCACGCTCGCGGTACTGACCGTGACGGTCGTGATCTGGATGCTGCTGGAACAGCGCTGGCGCACCATCGGCTACTGGCTCGCGGCGGTGCTGTTCTCGCAGTTGCTGATCTTCGCGCTGCAATTCGCGATGCACCGCGCGCCGCCCAATGAACTGATGGTCGGCGCCTATGTGTTTCCGAGCAATCACGTCGCCGCGACCGTTATCGTGTACGGCTTTCTCGCCTTCCTGCTGGCGCGCCGGGTCGGCATGCTCGAGGGCGTGCTGGTGGCGGCCGCAAGCACGATCGTCGTGATCGTGGTCGCGCTCGCGGGACTCTACTTCGGCAGATACTGGGTTTCCGACGCGATCGGCGGCGCCGCGCTCGCGTACGTCTGGGTGGCGATCGTTGCATTGACAGCCATGTGGCGGCACCCGGAGACGCCGCCCGAGCGCGCGTTCATGCCCGTGGTGGTGCTGCTGGTCATGCTGGTCAGCGTGGGCGTGCAACTCGGGCTCGCCATGCCCGCAGCGCCGCCGGACAGCGCGCTGCGCCCGCCGCCCGTGCTGGTCACGCAGGCGCAGTGGACGCTGTCGGTGTGGCAGCGCCTGCCGTGTTATCGCTCGGATATGGGCGGCGACCGCAAGGAGCCGCTCACGCTGCAGTGGGCCTCGAGCCTCGATTCGATCCGCGGCCAGTTGCGCGCCCAAGGGTGGGTGGAGGGCACGGACGTGTCGGCGCACAGCCTGCTCTCGCTCGCTTCGCCCAACGTGGCGGCGGTGTCGCTGCCGGTCTTGCCGAAGCTGAACAACGGCGTGCCGTCTTCGCTCGTCTTCATGCGTCCGGGCGACACGCGCGACGAACGCGACGTGCTGCGCTTCTGGCCCAGCGGTTATGCCGTGGAGAACGGCACGTCCACCACACCGTTGTGGGTCGGCGCTTTTGCGCACGAACGGCTGTCCCGGCCGTCGTGGCCCATCAACATTCTGCGGGTCGACAGGGCGACGACCTCGTTCGACGCGCACGCCCGCTCCGGCGGGAATCTCGGCGCGGCGATCGTCGGCAAGGTGAGTTGTCATGGCGTGCCGGTGTCGCTGCTCGCCTCGCCGGTGGAGTGA
- a CDS encoding OsmC family protein, which produces MAYGEHTYKVSVQWTGNRGSGTSGYRDYGRDHVIAAGNKPELPGSSDPAFLGNAKRWNPEDLLVGSASACHQLWYLHLCSDAGIVVTAYRDDAEGTMLDDPKQGRFSRIVLRPRVVIRAGGDVELAAHLHHVAHEKCYIANSVNFPILCEPVIEVEGP; this is translated from the coding sequence ATGGCGTACGGCGAGCACACATACAAGGTATCGGTGCAATGGACCGGCAATCGCGGCAGCGGCACTTCGGGATACCGCGATTACGGACGCGATCATGTGATCGCCGCGGGCAACAAACCCGAGCTTCCCGGGTCGTCGGACCCGGCTTTTCTCGGCAACGCCAAACGCTGGAATCCGGAAGATCTGCTGGTTGGTTCGGCCAGCGCCTGTCATCAACTCTGGTATCTGCATCTGTGCTCGGATGCCGGCATTGTTGTGACCGCTTATCGCGACGACGCCGAAGGCACCATGCTCGACGATCCGAAGCAGGGTCGCTTTTCACGTATCGTGCTGCGCCCGCGGGTCGTGATTCGGGCGGGCGGCGACGTCGAACTCGCCGCGCATCTGCATCACGTCGCGCACGAGAAGTGCTATATCGCGAACTCGGTCAACTTTCCGATTCTCTGCGAACCGGTCATTGAAGTGGAAGGGCCGTAA
- a CDS encoding ATP-binding response regulator yields the protein MVIPRESMRDVLERSRFAIRWGGALGLLCHPIYYVVWTYVLPQPYDNLPLRLSAALVCIPLIFQAHWPKRFNHYLLIYWHCCLIYVLPFVCTFLAIRNSFSTMWMMTEVMMIFILALCIDNPLLLMGCIGIGVFSGALAAVLSSPVPIVVSAADQSNLAVLPVVVLCSMAFSHAISKGRIFVEKNRALQALAGSIAHEMRNPLSQLRYVLDRVEEALPSTARTNPSPALPRENAGELYRHLAHGQLSIERGLRIIAMTLDEVSAKPIRPDCLTYLSAAGTTRKALEEYGFGDETERDKVRLVVREDFTFKVDETVYLFTVFNLIKNALQHIAAQPAATLTLTVEQQSVVVRDTGPGIAPEMLAHLFEPFRTAGNSGGTGLGLAYCQRAMQAFGGSIACRSELGKFTEFTLQFPVVPKSEVAEHERRILEHATPFFKGKRILIVDDDAGQRARASRALSKVGAHVSEAENGAIALTVLRESIPYDLVLMDINMPVLDGYRTTETIRAGHGDPSWNVLIAAYTAEPGTVVRVLARRAGMDEIISKSCSVLELITALQALFENGNRHHLNQKSDAFTGKSILVADDDTYSRLVAKGYLERCGASVVEADHGQAVLDHLQRDGVIDAIVMDMNMPGMGGVETTELIRARADAYAAVPIIALTGQADIKAVQACLAAGMNEVMIKPLQSGSLYACLARQFAHQRGEPVPTPAGAPATPAPTPAGTPAMMTEGELLDEKHLEELASLELLDDSFLKGIEQIRLLVARLAVSVAAVDLESTQGALHLLLGVSGNIGARALHQFVRQIYARLVEGGWPAQADWLARIDTLSERSTHALQAYFASANARREHRDLLRDEWP from the coding sequence ATGGTCATACCGCGCGAGAGCATGCGGGACGTGCTGGAAAGAAGCCGGTTTGCAATACGATGGGGCGGCGCACTGGGCCTCCTGTGCCACCCCATCTACTACGTAGTCTGGACCTATGTCCTGCCCCAGCCTTACGACAACCTCCCCCTGCGGCTGAGTGCGGCGCTCGTCTGCATTCCCTTGATTTTCCAGGCGCATTGGCCAAAACGGTTCAATCATTACCTGCTGATTTACTGGCATTGCTGCCTGATCTACGTATTGCCCTTCGTTTGCACCTTCCTCGCGATCAGAAACTCATTCTCCACCATGTGGATGATGACCGAGGTCATGATGATCTTCATTCTGGCGCTATGCATCGACAATCCGCTTTTGCTGATGGGCTGCATCGGCATTGGCGTGTTTTCCGGCGCGCTGGCCGCGGTGCTCAGTTCCCCGGTGCCGATCGTGGTGAGCGCGGCCGATCAGTCGAATCTCGCGGTGCTGCCGGTGGTCGTCCTGTGCAGCATGGCCTTCAGTCATGCCATCAGCAAAGGGCGCATCTTCGTCGAAAAGAACCGCGCGTTGCAGGCCCTCGCGGGTTCGATCGCCCATGAAATGCGCAATCCGCTCAGCCAGCTGCGCTATGTGCTGGATCGCGTGGAAGAAGCCCTGCCTTCGACGGCCAGAACCAACCCTTCGCCGGCGCTGCCGCGCGAGAACGCCGGCGAGTTGTATCGCCATCTCGCGCATGGCCAGTTGTCGATCGAGCGCGGCCTGCGCATCATCGCCATGACGCTGGACGAAGTCAGCGCCAAGCCCATTCGCCCGGATTGCCTGACCTATCTGAGCGCGGCGGGCACCACGCGTAAGGCGCTGGAGGAATACGGCTTCGGCGACGAAACAGAACGCGACAAGGTCAGGCTGGTCGTGCGGGAAGATTTCACCTTCAAGGTCGACGAAACCGTCTATCTGTTCACGGTGTTCAATCTGATCAAGAACGCGCTGCAGCACATCGCCGCGCAGCCGGCGGCCACGCTCACGCTGACGGTCGAACAACAGTCGGTCGTGGTTCGCGACACCGGCCCGGGCATCGCGCCCGAGATGCTGGCGCATCTGTTCGAGCCGTTTCGCACGGCGGGAAACTCGGGCGGGACAGGACTGGGACTCGCCTACTGCCAGCGCGCGATGCAAGCCTTCGGCGGCAGCATTGCGTGCCGCTCGGAACTCGGCAAGTTCACGGAATTCACGCTGCAATTTCCGGTCGTCCCGAAGAGCGAAGTCGCGGAGCACGAGCGGCGGATTCTCGAACACGCCACGCCGTTCTTCAAGGGCAAGCGTATTCTCATCGTGGACGACGACGCGGGTCAGCGCGCAAGGGCCTCGCGGGCGTTATCGAAGGTAGGCGCCCACGTGAGCGAGGCCGAAAACGGCGCGATCGCATTGACCGTGCTGCGGGAGTCCATTCCCTACGACCTCGTGTTGATGGATATCAACATGCCGGTTCTGGACGGCTACCGGACCACCGAGACCATTCGCGCCGGCCACGGCGATCCGAGCTGGAATGTCCTGATCGCCGCGTACACCGCGGAGCCCGGCACGGTGGTGCGCGTGCTCGCACGGCGAGCCGGCATGGACGAGATCATCAGCAAGTCCTGCAGCGTGCTCGAATTGATTACGGCGCTTCAGGCGCTGTTCGAAAACGGCAACCGGCACCATCTGAACCAGAAATCCGACGCGTTCACCGGCAAGTCGATCCTGGTGGCGGACGACGACACCTACAGCCGGCTGGTGGCCAAAGGCTATCTGGAGCGATGCGGCGCGAGCGTCGTCGAGGCCGACCATGGGCAGGCGGTTCTCGACCATCTGCAGCGGGACGGTGTGATCGACGCCATCGTCATGGATATGAATATGCCGGGCATGGGCGGCGTGGAAACGACCGAGTTGATTCGTGCCCGCGCCGACGCGTATGCCGCCGTGCCGATCATTGCCCTGACCGGCCAGGCGGACATCAAGGCGGTGCAGGCGTGTCTGGCCGCGGGCATGAACGAAGTCATGATAAAGCCGCTGCAAAGCGGCTCGCTCTACGCGTGCCTTGCGCGGCAGTTCGCACACCAACGCGGCGAGCCCGTTCCCACCCCAGCCGGTGCGCCGGCAACGCCGGCGCCCACGCCGGCCGGCACGCCTGCCATGATGACGGAAGGCGAACTGCTCGACGAAAAGCACCTCGAAGAATTGGCGTCGCTCGAGCTGCTCGACGACTCGTTCCTCAAAGGCATCGAGCAGATTCGCCTGCTCGTGGCGCGGCTTGCGGTCAGTGTCGCAGCCGTGGACCTCGAATCGACACAGGGCGCGCTGCACCTTCTGCTCGGCGTCAGCGGCAACATTGGCGCAAGGGCGCTGCATCAATTCGTCAGGCAGATTTACGCGCGGCTGGTGGAAGGCGGATGGCCGGCGCAAGCGGATTGGCTCGCGCGCATCGACACGTTGAGCGAGCGTTCGACCCACGCGCTGCAGGCCTATTTCGCTTCAGCCAACGCACGCCGCGAACACCGCGATCTCTTACGCGACGAATGGCCATGA
- a CDS encoding hybrid sensor histidine kinase/response regulator, which translates to MSDTMQPPFSILFVDDDEMSRNHFARAMSADYNVHVARDADEAMTVLSRYGAEIAVLVTDFRMPGRDGDDLLREVAQAYPQIVRILVTAYADKDMLLQTVNTGDVFRILEKPLRTDMVREVLQLATARYTERETRQQRLLAMDETLAFLAHELNTPLATISLCARSVENDVAAQYDPQRQREIGLAATSMLNNAQYCLTLISSFWATVHKSGGQQSASGGATRAVRATRLIAALLDTYPFVASQRDWVKVDVEGDFVVHAMPNCVALVLSSLLSNALRALDGRSAPSLRVEVVAFPEPEIRIRDNGPGIAPEIKARLLQDPVTTHSGAGGHGMGMIFCNRIMQSFGGCLRIESTLGAGTTVTMGFPGSNGRLHATGDEEPSDTQLASR; encoded by the coding sequence ATGAGTGACACCATGCAGCCGCCGTTTTCCATTCTCTTCGTCGACGACGATGAGATGTCGCGCAACCACTTCGCGCGCGCGATGAGCGCCGACTACAACGTGCACGTCGCCCGTGACGCCGATGAGGCGATGACCGTGCTCAGCCGGTACGGCGCCGAGATTGCCGTGCTGGTGACCGACTTCCGCATGCCGGGCCGCGATGGCGACGACCTGCTGCGCGAGGTGGCGCAGGCGTATCCGCAGATCGTGCGCATTCTCGTGACCGCCTATGCCGACAAGGACATGCTGCTGCAGACGGTCAATACCGGCGACGTGTTCCGCATCCTCGAAAAGCCGCTGCGAACGGACATGGTGCGCGAGGTCCTGCAACTGGCGACCGCGCGCTACACGGAACGGGAAACGCGTCAGCAGCGGCTCCTCGCGATGGACGAGACACTCGCTTTCCTCGCCCACGAACTGAATACACCGCTGGCGACGATCTCGCTGTGCGCGCGCTCGGTCGAGAACGACGTGGCCGCGCAATACGATCCGCAGCGCCAGCGGGAGATCGGCCTCGCGGCCACTTCAATGCTGAACAACGCGCAGTATTGCCTGACCTTGATCTCGTCGTTCTGGGCGACCGTGCACAAGAGCGGCGGCCAGCAGTCCGCGTCGGGCGGCGCCACGCGCGCGGTCAGAGCAACCCGTTTGATTGCCGCATTGCTCGACACTTATCCATTTGTCGCGTCGCAGCGCGATTGGGTCAAGGTCGACGTGGAGGGGGATTTCGTCGTGCACGCCATGCCCAATTGCGTGGCGCTCGTCTTGTCTTCGTTGTTGTCCAATGCACTGCGCGCGCTCGACGGCAGAAGCGCGCCGTCGCTGCGTGTGGAGGTCGTGGCCTTTCCCGAGCCCGAGATCCGTATTCGCGACAACGGGCCGGGGATCGCGCCCGAGATAAAAGCGCGTCTGCTGCAAGATCCGGTCACCACTCACTCCGGAGCCGGCGGCCACGGCATGGGCATGATCTTTTGCAACCGCATCATGCAATCGTTTGGCGGCTGCCTGCGGATCGAATCCACGTTGGGCGCGGGGACCACGGTGACCATGGGCTTTCCCGGTTCCAACGGCCGCCTGCACGCCACGGGCGACGAGGAACCGTCGGACACTCAGTTGGCCTCGCGATGA
- a CDS encoding Lrp/AsnC family transcriptional regulator encodes MTTDLDKTDRAILAALQKDGRMSNARLAETVGLSETPCARRLKRLENDGYIDQYRAMLSRSALGFGVVAFVYVRFAVHDRAVATRFEREVQAIPRILACHNVSGSADYILQVVARDLDDYGTFMRDEMRSLPGVTSVESALSLREIKADGGLPLS; translated from the coding sequence ATGACAACCGACCTCGACAAGACCGACCGCGCGATCCTCGCCGCGCTGCAGAAAGATGGCCGCATGTCGAATGCGCGGCTGGCCGAAACGGTCGGCCTGAGCGAAACGCCGTGCGCGCGGCGTCTCAAGCGCCTCGAAAACGACGGCTATATCGACCAGTACCGCGCCATGCTGTCGCGCTCCGCGCTCGGCTTCGGCGTGGTGGCTTTCGTCTATGTGCGCTTTGCCGTGCACGACCGGGCGGTCGCGACGCGCTTCGAGCGCGAGGTGCAGGCCATCCCGCGGATTCTGGCGTGTCACAACGTGTCGGGCAGCGCCGATTACATCCTGCAGGTAGTGGCGCGCGACCTCGACGACTACGGCACGTTCATGCGCGACGAGATGCGCAGCCTGCCTGGCGTGACATCGGTGGAATCGGCGCTATCGTTGCGAGAGATAAAGGCCGACGGCGGCTTGCCGCTGTCCTGA
- a CDS encoding LysE family translocator, giving the protein MISVHLLAVYIAALFVVYAVPGPDMALVLQTSIGRGTRSGFAAAGGLGLARATHVTLSACGVAALMRSAPWLYDVVRYGGAVYLAWVGIQIFRSPVFALPDGDSAGVCARGESRPLRTAFVKGLLTNLLNPKALLFCSVLLPQFVRPEAGPVAVQMVELGLVLLAVGACFDVMYAIGAARIANWMRAHPLAQTLQRWTFSAALIGFALRLSLD; this is encoded by the coding sequence ATGATTTCCGTACACCTGCTGGCCGTCTATATCGCAGCGCTTTTCGTCGTCTATGCCGTGCCCGGCCCGGACATGGCGCTGGTGCTGCAAACCAGTATCGGCCGCGGCACGCGCAGCGGTTTCGCCGCCGCCGGCGGGCTGGGGCTCGCGCGCGCCACGCACGTCACGCTCTCGGCGTGCGGCGTGGCCGCGCTGATGCGCAGCGCGCCCTGGCTATACGACGTGGTGCGCTATGGCGGCGCGGTTTATCTCGCGTGGGTGGGCATCCAGATTTTTCGCTCGCCGGTGTTCGCGCTGCCCGATGGCGACAGCGCGGGCGTTTGCGCACGCGGCGAGTCGCGCCCGTTGCGGACCGCGTTCGTCAAAGGTCTGCTGACTAACTTGCTGAACCCGAAAGCGCTGTTGTTCTGTTCGGTGCTGCTGCCGCAGTTCGTGCGCCCGGAGGCGGGGCCGGTGGCCGTGCAGATGGTCGAGCTCGGGCTGGTACTGCTCGCCGTCGGCGCGTGTTTCGACGTGATGTATGCGATCGGCGCCGCCCGGATCGCCAACTGGATGCGGGCCCATCCGCTCGCGCAAACGCTGCAGCGCTGGACCTTTTCGGCCGCGTTGATCGGCTTTGCGTTGCGGCTTTCCCTGGACTGA
- a CDS encoding YnfA family protein produces MKTFLLYAVTAVAEILGCYLPWRWLKEGGSIWLLVPGALSLALFAWLLTLHGTAAGRVYAAYGGVYVAVAIAWLWCVDKVRPTLWDAAGVAFTLAGMAIIAFQPRV; encoded by the coding sequence ATGAAGACTTTTCTGCTTTATGCCGTGACCGCCGTTGCTGAAATTCTCGGCTGCTATTTGCCGTGGCGGTGGCTGAAAGAGGGCGGTTCGATCTGGCTGCTCGTGCCGGGTGCGCTCAGCCTCGCGTTGTTCGCGTGGCTCCTGACCCTGCACGGGACCGCCGCGGGCCGCGTCTACGCGGCTTACGGCGGTGTGTACGTGGCCGTGGCGATTGCCTGGCTGTGGTGCGTCGACAAGGTGCGGCCCACGCTGTGGGACGCGGCAGGCGTCGCCTTCACGCTGGCCGGCATGGCGATCATCGCGTTCCAGCCGCGCGTTTGA
- a CDS encoding DUF1993 domain-containing protein, which translates to MSISMYQASLPVLIRGLTNLQVILGKAEAHAAEKQIEPSVFTTARLAPDMLPLVRQVYIASDTAKGCAARLAGVEAPKYDDVEQTFEELHGRLQKTIDYLKEFKPAQIDGSEEREITLKMRTGPIEFTGLSYLLGFVLPNFYFHVTTAYDILRHNGVELGKLDYLGGIK; encoded by the coding sequence ATGTCAATTTCGATGTATCAAGCATCACTGCCCGTGTTGATCCGCGGCCTGACAAACCTGCAGGTCATTCTGGGCAAGGCCGAAGCGCACGCCGCCGAGAAGCAGATCGAGCCTTCGGTGTTCACGACCGCCCGGCTCGCCCCGGACATGCTGCCGCTGGTGCGCCAGGTCTATATCGCGAGCGACACCGCGAAGGGCTGCGCCGCGCGTCTGGCCGGCGTCGAAGCGCCGAAGTACGACGACGTCGAACAGACCTTTGAAGAACTGCATGGCCGCCTTCAAAAGACGATCGATTATCTGAAGGAGTTCAAGCCGGCACAGATCGACGGCTCGGAAGAACGCGAGATCACGCTGAAAATGCGCACGGGCCCGATCGAGTTTACGGGCCTGTCGTATCTGCTCGGTTTCGTGCTGCCGAACTTCTATTTTCACGTCACCACGGCCTACGACATTCTGCGTCACAATGGCGTCGAACTCGGCAAGCTCGACTATCTCGGAGGCATCAAGTAA
- a CDS encoding HD domain-containing protein — protein MPSTTHAPFAPFAPFAPFQELAQTLLPYACDDNGDAAHDTSHLQRVWKNAASIHAAEGGDAQVLFAATLLHDCVAVEKNSPLRAQASRLSAEKAARVLASLGWPEAKVRATAHAIEAHSFSAGVTPATVEAKTLQDADRLDAIGMLGVARCFYVAGRMGRALYDPADPHAAQRPLDDTRFTVDHFHTKLLKLSAGFQTAAGARLAGIRHARLQRFLDEFSDEI, from the coding sequence GTGCCTTCGACAACCCACGCCCCGTTCGCCCCCTTTGCACCCTTCGCCCCCTTTCAGGAGCTCGCCCAAACCCTCCTGCCGTACGCGTGCGACGACAACGGCGATGCCGCGCACGACACCTCGCATCTGCAACGCGTCTGGAAAAACGCCGCGTCGATCCACGCGGCAGAAGGCGGCGACGCGCAGGTCCTGTTCGCGGCGACGCTGCTGCACGACTGCGTAGCGGTCGAAAAGAATTCGCCGCTGCGCGCGCAGGCATCGAGACTCTCGGCGGAAAAAGCGGCGCGCGTGCTGGCGTCGCTCGGCTGGCCCGAGGCGAAAGTTCGGGCGACGGCGCACGCAATCGAAGCGCACAGTTTTTCAGCCGGCGTCACGCCGGCCACCGTTGAAGCGAAAACGCTGCAGGACGCCGACCGGCTCGACGCGATCGGCATGCTGGGTGTGGCGCGCTGCTTCTACGTCGCCGGGCGGATGGGCCGCGCGTTGTACGACCCGGCCGATCCGCACGCGGCGCAGCGTCCGCTCGATGACACGCGCTTTACGGTCGACCATTTCCACACCAAGTTGCTGAAGCTGTCCGCCGGGTTTCAGACGGCGGCGGGCGCGCGTCTGGCCGGCATCCGTCACGCCCGTCTGCAGCGTTTCCTCGACGAATTCAGCGACGAGATCTGA
- a CDS encoding efflux RND transporter periplasmic adaptor subunit, with protein MSEAPSIGAKRPRRGRLVLAIVALALVALVAFHLLRSKAPAPGVAPQVVTVAAATTGPMPETLNELGTVTPVATVTVLPQLSGYLTAVGYREGQDVQKGQFLAQIDPRQYEISKRQAEAQLAKDKAALAQARADLARYTQLNERKSIAEQTYADQKFLVQQDEAAIKADEANIAQFALDLIYCHITAPVSGRVGLRLVDPGNYVTASSQPGIAVITTMKPTTVQFTVPQTALDKVLRRTNAGAQLPVTIFSSDNSRQLATGTLYAVNNQMATATGTVTLRAMFANDDEALFPNEFVNVRLLVDTLQNAVLVPTPAVQSGAPGDYVYLVNADNTVSVRKVTLGPGDGQHTVITSGLAAGNVVVTDGMDRLSDGAKIKASTPRPASGASGASGASGASAATPAQAPAPPSAASRARAASLPDAASGAS; from the coding sequence ATGAGCGAAGCGCCGTCAATCGGGGCGAAGCGTCCGCGGCGAGGCCGCCTCGTGCTGGCGATCGTGGCGCTGGCGCTGGTCGCGCTGGTGGCGTTTCATCTGTTGCGCTCGAAGGCGCCCGCGCCCGGCGTCGCGCCCCAGGTCGTCACGGTCGCGGCCGCGACCACCGGACCGATGCCGGAAACGTTGAACGAACTGGGCACGGTGACCCCGGTCGCCACCGTGACCGTGCTGCCGCAACTGAGCGGCTACCTGACCGCCGTCGGCTACCGCGAAGGGCAGGACGTGCAGAAAGGGCAGTTCCTCGCGCAAATCGACCCGCGCCAGTATGAAATCAGCAAGCGCCAGGCCGAGGCGCAACTCGCCAAGGACAAGGCGGCGTTAGCCCAGGCCCGCGCCGATCTCGCGCGCTATACGCAGCTCAACGAGCGCAAGTCGATCGCCGAGCAGACCTATGCGGACCAGAAATTTCTCGTCCAGCAGGACGAAGCGGCGATCAAGGCCGACGAAGCCAATATCGCGCAATTCGCCCTCGACCTGATCTACTGTCACATCACCGCGCCGGTGTCGGGCCGGGTCGGGCTACGCCTCGTCGATCCGGGCAACTACGTCACCGCGTCGAGTCAACCCGGCATTGCGGTCATTACGACGATGAAGCCGACCACCGTCCAATTCACCGTGCCGCAGACCGCGCTCGACAAGGTGCTGCGGCGCACCAACGCCGGCGCCCAGCTGCCGGTCACGATATTCAGCAGCGACAATTCCCGGCAACTCGCGACCGGCACGCTGTACGCGGTCAACAACCAGATGGCGACCGCGACCGGCACGGTCACGCTGCGCGCCATGTTCGCCAATGACGACGAGGCGCTCTTTCCCAACGAGTTCGTCAACGTCAGGCTGCTGGTCGATACGCTGCAAAACGCGGTGCTGGTGCCGACTCCCGCGGTGCAGAGCGGCGCGCCCGGCGACTATGTGTATCTGGTCAACGCGGACAATACGGTATCGGTGCGCAAGGTCACGCTCGGACCGGGCGACGGCCAGCATACGGTGATCACGTCGGGGCTCGCCGCCGGCAACGTGGTCGTCACCGACGGCATGGACCGGTTGAGCGACGGCGCGAAGATCAAGGCGTCCACGCCCCGGCCTGCTTCGGGGGCTTCGGGGGCTTCGGGGGCTTCGGGGGCTTCGGCTGCCACGCCGGCGCAGGCGCCCGCACCGCCGTCCGCCGCCAGCCGCGCGCGTGCAGCGTCCCTGCCCGACGCGGCCTCCGGGGCTTCGTAG